A stretch of Microbulbifer sp. SAOS-129_SWC DNA encodes these proteins:
- a CDS encoding acyl-CoA dehydrogenase family protein, translating into MYTFSHKSRQLQAELSAFMDEHIFPNEAAYAAQLHATENRFAPLPLMDALKARAKAAGLWNLFTPESHGQYCSHGGLSNFDYAPLAEMMGRVSWSPEVFNCNAPDTGNMEVLMNYASEFQREEWLTPLLNGEIRSSYAMTEPQVASSDATNIELSIRREGDSWVLNGRKWFITGAMNERTRLFIVMGKSDPHNPDRHKQQTQVLVPKETPGIQLIRPLSTLGYDDAPIGHAEIAFDNVRVPLGNVLLGEGRGFEIAQGRLGPGRMHHCMRLVGAAQRALELACQRAASRTTFGRTLSKHQSVREEIARSFSEIEMARLLVLKTSHKMDQQGVAASVDMIAASKTTVPLLVQNILDRCMQIHGAGGLTADYPMAEAFNYARWCRQADGPDQVHQMALGKQIIERYAERG; encoded by the coding sequence ATGTACACATTCAGTCATAAATCGCGGCAACTGCAGGCCGAGCTCAGCGCCTTCATGGACGAGCATATTTTCCCAAATGAAGCCGCTTACGCCGCGCAACTGCACGCTACCGAAAACCGTTTTGCGCCTTTGCCACTCATGGACGCATTGAAAGCCAGGGCCAAGGCCGCCGGCCTGTGGAATCTATTCACACCGGAAAGTCACGGTCAATATTGCAGCCACGGCGGCCTGAGCAATTTCGACTATGCGCCCCTGGCGGAAATGATGGGCAGGGTCAGTTGGTCGCCGGAAGTGTTCAACTGTAACGCCCCGGATACCGGCAATATGGAAGTTCTGATGAACTATGCCAGCGAGTTTCAGCGCGAGGAGTGGCTCACACCACTGCTCAATGGTGAAATCCGTTCTTCCTATGCCATGACGGAACCACAAGTCGCTTCCAGTGACGCCACCAATATTGAACTGTCCATCAGGCGTGAGGGCGACAGCTGGGTACTGAACGGGCGCAAGTGGTTTATTACCGGCGCCATGAACGAACGCACGCGGCTGTTTATCGTGATGGGCAAGTCCGATCCGCACAATCCCGACCGACACAAGCAGCAGACCCAGGTCCTGGTTCCGAAGGAAACCCCGGGAATTCAGCTGATCCGCCCGCTGTCCACCCTGGGCTATGACGATGCTCCCATCGGCCACGCCGAAATTGCTTTCGACAATGTGCGGGTTCCGCTTGGGAACGTCCTGCTCGGCGAGGGACGCGGATTTGAAATCGCCCAGGGACGACTCGGACCGGGCCGGATGCACCACTGTATGCGCCTGGTCGGCGCCGCCCAGCGCGCGTTGGAACTGGCATGCCAGCGCGCCGCATCACGCACAACCTTCGGCCGTACCCTGAGCAAACACCAGTCTGTGCGTGAGGAGATTGCCAGAAGCTTTTCCGAAATCGAGATGGCCCGCTTGCTGGTTCTCAAGACCAGCCACAAAATGGATCAACAGGGCGTTGCCGCCAGCGTGGATATGATCGCCGCGAGCAAAACTACCGTGCCTTTGCTGGTACAGAATATTCTCGACCGCTGTATGCAGATACACGGTGCCGGGGGCCTCACCGCAGATTACCCGATGGCCGAGGCTTTCAATTACGCGCGCTGGTGTCGCCAGGCCGACGGCCCCGACCAGGTTCACCAGATGGCACTGGGCAAGCAGATTATCGAACGTTACGCCGAGCGGGGCTAA
- a CDS encoding FAD-dependent oxidoreductase has protein sequence MANYRIWECLVCGWVYNEADGWPEDDILPGTRWEDIPEDWLCPECGVSKADFEMVLVCEPQEAAATEAITDQSRESTDATAEPIVIVGSGLAGYNLAREIRKHDKQIPVVLLTADDGRFYSKPLLSTGFHRALTPEQMSSASALDMAGELNIEVRTFCHVTAIDTRARVVRFSQQPEDARTLGYRQLVLATGAACAELPLAGNATEHVYSINDLTDYTRFRASMDGVRKVLVIGAGLIGCEYANDLILSGYEVEVVDPMATALATLLPPPASQSVQRALEKAGVRFHFGTVVKTVAHPADGEGVSVTLRNGEILRADIILCAVGVRPRTELASAAGLAVNRGIVVDRELQTSAENIYALGDCAEVDGHVLVYVAPLMACARALAKTLTGNPTRVCYGTMPVLIKTTVFPVVSHPPAADVKGGWIIEQDTAEGVRAVFKTCHGVIAGFALTGECVGARESLAALTQPIMLPEVQ, from the coding sequence ATGGCGAATTACAGAATCTGGGAATGCCTGGTCTGTGGCTGGGTGTACAACGAAGCGGATGGCTGGCCCGAAGATGACATTCTGCCCGGAACACGCTGGGAGGATATCCCCGAAGACTGGCTCTGCCCGGAGTGCGGCGTCAGCAAGGCGGATTTCGAAATGGTGTTGGTCTGTGAGCCTCAGGAAGCAGCGGCCACCGAAGCCATCACCGACCAAAGCCGCGAATCCACCGACGCAACCGCCGAGCCGATCGTCATTGTCGGCTCAGGGCTGGCCGGCTATAACCTGGCCCGGGAGATTCGCAAACACGACAAGCAGATACCCGTCGTGCTGCTCACGGCAGACGACGGTCGCTTTTATTCCAAGCCATTGCTGTCCACAGGCTTTCATCGCGCGCTAACGCCGGAACAGATGTCCAGCGCCTCGGCACTGGATATGGCCGGCGAGCTGAATATCGAAGTGCGTACTTTCTGCCACGTCACGGCGATTGATACTCGAGCCCGTGTGGTGCGGTTCAGCCAACAGCCGGAAGACGCACGAACGCTCGGCTATCGCCAACTGGTGCTCGCCACCGGCGCGGCATGCGCAGAGCTGCCGCTGGCAGGGAATGCCACAGAGCACGTTTATTCCATCAATGATCTGACCGACTACACACGTTTTCGCGCGTCCATGGACGGTGTCAGGAAAGTACTGGTGATCGGTGCCGGCCTGATCGGCTGTGAATATGCCAATGACCTGATCCTGTCCGGATATGAAGTGGAAGTGGTCGACCCGATGGCAACCGCACTGGCGACCCTGCTGCCGCCACCGGCTTCACAGTCCGTACAGCGGGCTCTGGAGAAAGCCGGGGTACGCTTTCATTTCGGGACGGTAGTGAAAACCGTCGCGCACCCAGCTGACGGCGAGGGTGTGTCCGTCACCCTGCGCAATGGGGAAATTCTCCGTGCCGACATCATACTGTGCGCCGTCGGTGTGCGGCCGCGCACGGAACTGGCCAGCGCTGCGGGACTGGCCGTCAATCGCGGTATTGTCGTCGATCGGGAACTGCAGACCAGTGCAGAGAACATCTATGCGCTGGGGGATTGCGCCGAGGTTGACGGGCATGTGCTGGTGTATGTCGCCCCCCTGATGGCATGCGCCCGCGCCCTGGCCAAAACCCTCACCGGCAATCCTACCCGGGTCTGCTATGGAACCATGCCGGTATTGATTAAAACCACCGTCTTTCCGGTTGTCAGTCACCCGCCCGCCGCGGATGTCAAAGGGGGGTGGATCATCGAGCAGGATACCGCAGAAGGCGTCAGGGCCGTATTCAAGACCTGCCATGGCGTTATTGCCGGTTTCGCCCTGACCGGCGAGTGCGTCGGAGCCAGGGAAAGCCTGGCCGCACTGACGCAGCCGATCATGCTGCCCGAAGTGCAATAA
- a CDS encoding acyl-CoA dehydrogenase, which yields MDFSLTEEQMLLKDSVEKFVRDHCGVERHRRLAGTELGFDPDAWGQFAELGWLCMPFSEALGGFGGGAVDTMVMTEAMGRGLVREPFLTTVVTCGGFLQHAGSGAQQDRYVAGIIDGRTQWAFAFAESRGGYDLECVSTRVTAAPGGYRLSGKKLAVLNGHCADFLIVTAESEAGLGLFIVDAEAQGVMRTPFTAVDGSRGAHIEFASVTLTPGQQLGAAGEASGHIEKVLAMTTVAMGGEALGAMQVLLDTTVEYTRTREQFGQPIGKFQALQHRMADMYLKIEEARSLLFYAAILLDEGSADAARACAALKLKIAEAGRHVSQEAVQLHGGIGMTDELIVGHHFKRLLLLGMLYGDEEYQLQKYMALAA from the coding sequence ATGGACTTTTCACTCACCGAAGAACAGATGCTGTTGAAAGACAGTGTGGAAAAATTCGTGCGGGATCATTGTGGAGTAGAGCGCCACCGCCGATTGGCCGGCACCGAGTTGGGGTTCGATCCGGATGCCTGGGGTCAGTTCGCCGAGCTGGGCTGGCTGTGCATGCCATTCTCCGAAGCGCTGGGTGGCTTCGGTGGCGGGGCCGTCGATACCATGGTCATGACGGAAGCGATGGGGCGTGGGCTGGTCCGGGAGCCGTTCCTGACCACGGTGGTGACCTGTGGCGGTTTTTTGCAGCACGCGGGCAGTGGTGCCCAGCAGGACCGCTATGTAGCCGGTATCATCGATGGTCGCACGCAGTGGGCGTTTGCCTTCGCCGAGTCGCGCGGTGGTTATGACCTGGAATGCGTATCCACCCGTGTGACAGCTGCCCCGGGCGGCTATCGCCTGAGTGGCAAGAAGTTGGCAGTGCTCAACGGCCACTGTGCCGACTTCCTGATTGTGACCGCCGAGAGCGAGGCGGGGCTCGGACTATTTATTGTCGATGCAGAGGCGCAAGGCGTAATGCGCACTCCTTTCACTGCGGTGGATGGCAGCCGTGGTGCGCACATTGAATTCGCGAGCGTCACTCTGACCCCGGGGCAGCAATTGGGCGCCGCGGGGGAGGCCAGTGGTCACATCGAGAAAGTCCTCGCGATGACAACCGTCGCAATGGGCGGTGAAGCGCTGGGGGCAATGCAGGTATTACTGGATACCACGGTTGAATACACCAGGACGCGGGAGCAGTTTGGCCAGCCGATTGGCAAGTTCCAGGCGCTCCAGCACCGCATGGCCGATATGTACCTGAAAATAGAGGAAGCCCGTTCCCTGTTATTCTATGCGGCCATCCTGCTGGACGAGGGCAGCGCCGATGCTGCCCGGGCCTGCGCTGCGCTCAAGCTTAAAATTGCTGAAGCCGGCCGCCATGTATCCCAGGAGGCGGTGCAGCTGCACGGCGGCATTGGTATGACCGATGAGTTAATTGTGGGCCATCACTTCAAGCGGCTGTTGTTGCTGGGCATGCTCTACGGCGATGAGGAATACCAACTGCAGAAGTATATGGCCTTGGCGGCATAA
- a CDS encoding NAD-dependent succinate-semialdehyde dehydrogenase, with protein MPELSNKSLLRTQLYINGEWVDADSGDTVQVVNPANNQPIASIPNAGAAETRRAIEAADRAIQSWRNLVAKERSAVLKRWFRLIMDNQEDLARLMTAEQGKPLAESRGEVAYGAAFVEWFAEEGRRIYGDTIAANNPAQRIVTLKQPIGVVAAITPWNFPIAMITRKVAPALAAGCTIVLKPATETPLCALALARLGEEAGIPPGVFSVVAGDHAREIGREMTSNSIIRKLTFTGSTVIGRALMAQCAGSIKKTSMELGGNAPFVVFEDADLDAAVAGLMASKFRNAGQTCVCANRILVQEGVFEAFVDKFLTAVSALKTGDGSEEGVTIGPLINEWAYRKVNELVDQAVNSGAQVLIGGRGSTANGGYFYQPTVLTGVDNSMDVYNEEIFGPVAPILKFKTEAEAIRMSNDTPYGLSAYFYARDIGRIWRVSEALDYGIVGINEGIISTEVAPFGGVKESGIGREGSKYGIDDYLEIKYLCMGGITP; from the coding sequence ATGCCAGAGCTTTCGAATAAATCCCTGTTACGTACGCAGCTGTATATCAACGGTGAGTGGGTCGACGCCGATAGTGGCGATACCGTGCAGGTGGTAAATCCAGCCAACAACCAGCCGATTGCCAGCATCCCCAACGCCGGCGCTGCAGAAACGCGTCGCGCCATCGAGGCCGCCGACAGAGCCATTCAGAGCTGGCGCAACCTGGTGGCCAAGGAACGCTCGGCCGTACTCAAGCGATGGTTCCGGCTGATCATGGACAACCAGGAAGATCTGGCCAGGCTCATGACCGCCGAACAGGGCAAGCCGCTCGCTGAGTCCCGCGGTGAAGTCGCTTACGGTGCAGCATTTGTCGAATGGTTTGCGGAAGAAGGTCGGCGTATTTATGGCGATACCATTGCGGCCAATAATCCGGCGCAACGCATCGTCACACTGAAACAGCCTATCGGTGTTGTCGCGGCAATCACACCCTGGAACTTCCCCATTGCGATGATCACACGCAAGGTGGCACCCGCTCTGGCAGCTGGCTGCACCATCGTGTTGAAACCGGCCACAGAAACCCCGCTATGTGCACTGGCGCTGGCCCGGCTCGGTGAGGAGGCAGGTATTCCGCCGGGGGTCTTCAGCGTGGTCGCCGGTGACCACGCGCGCGAGATCGGCCGCGAGATGACCAGCAATAGCATCATTCGCAAGCTTACTTTTACCGGCTCCACCGTAATCGGCAGGGCACTGATGGCACAATGTGCCGGTAGCATCAAAAAGACCTCCATGGAGCTGGGCGGCAATGCGCCGTTTGTCGTCTTCGAGGATGCCGACCTGGATGCCGCCGTTGCCGGCCTGATGGCATCGAAGTTTCGCAATGCAGGGCAAACCTGCGTGTGCGCCAATCGCATTCTGGTACAGGAAGGCGTCTTCGAGGCTTTTGTCGACAAGTTTCTTACCGCTGTCAGCGCACTCAAGACCGGAGACGGATCAGAGGAAGGTGTCACCATTGGGCCACTGATCAACGAGTGGGCATACCGGAAAGTCAACGAGCTGGTGGATCAGGCGGTGAACAGCGGTGCCCAGGTACTGATTGGCGGTCGGGGCTCCACGGCAAATGGCGGCTATTTTTACCAACCCACGGTATTAACCGGGGTGGATAACAGTATGGACGTGTACAACGAGGAAATCTTCGGCCCGGTAGCACCGATACTCAAGTTCAAGACGGAAGCGGAAGCCATCCGCATGAGCAACGACACCCCTTATGGACTTTCCGCCTATTTTTATGCCCGCGATATCGGGCGGATATGGCGTGTCAGCGAAGCGCTGGATTACGGCATCGTCGGTATCAATGAAGGCATTATCTCCACCGAAGTCGCGCCGTTTGGCGGGGTCAAGGAGTCGGGTATCGGCCGCGAGGGCTCCAAATACGGCATCGATGACTACCTGGAAATCAAATACCTGTGCATGGGCGGGATAACCCCTTAA
- a CDS encoding coniferyl aldehyde dehydrogenase yields MYSTPEQDVASKAPDQPQAPDAGHLDRILAAQKASFEAEGAVSAKTRIDRIDRAIAQLQKYQDDIAEALRQDFGHRPLQHSKLMDVAAGIAPLQHARKHVKKWMRPQKRSTLFPLNLFGARSRIEYQPLGVIGIISPWNFPVNLAFAPLAQALAAGNRAMIKPSEFTPNTSALMQRMVAEAFDPSEVAVVTGGPEIGEAFSSLPFDHLIFTGATSIARHVLAAAARNLVPVTLELGGKSPVIIGKSANTALACDRIIWGKITNAGQICLAPDYCFVHEDQLQHYIAGFKTSVAKMLPSLLHNPDYTSIVNERHYQRLQSYLADAKAKGATIIEINPASESFESQPYHKMPPTLLLNVTDDMLIMQEEIFGPLLPVMTYQNMGDALHYINRRPRPLGLYYFGHDPREERTVLDRTTSGGVTINDVVMHVSQEDLPFGGVGQSGMGCYHGFDGFRTFSHTKSIFRQSKLDIAAMTGMSPPFNDKTEKTIQQMLKG; encoded by the coding sequence GTGTACTCTACGCCAGAACAGGACGTCGCCAGCAAAGCCCCTGACCAACCGCAAGCCCCGGACGCCGGGCACCTCGACCGCATCCTCGCCGCACAAAAGGCGTCCTTCGAGGCCGAGGGCGCGGTGTCAGCCAAAACCCGCATCGATCGTATCGACCGGGCCATCGCCCAGCTTCAGAAATATCAGGACGACATCGCCGAAGCGCTGCGGCAGGACTTCGGCCATCGCCCACTGCAACACAGCAAGCTGATGGACGTGGCGGCGGGAATTGCGCCGCTGCAGCACGCCCGGAAACATGTCAAAAAATGGATGCGCCCGCAAAAACGCAGCACCCTTTTCCCCCTGAACTTATTCGGGGCGCGCTCCCGCATTGAATACCAGCCTCTGGGGGTCATTGGCATCATCAGCCCGTGGAACTTCCCTGTGAACCTGGCATTTGCACCACTGGCACAGGCGCTCGCAGCGGGAAACCGGGCGATGATCAAGCCATCGGAATTTACCCCGAACACCTCCGCGCTGATGCAGCGCATGGTGGCGGAGGCATTCGATCCCAGTGAGGTCGCGGTGGTCACCGGCGGGCCTGAAATTGGCGAGGCATTTAGCAGCCTGCCCTTCGACCACCTGATTTTCACCGGCGCCACTTCCATTGCTCGACATGTGCTGGCCGCGGCCGCACGGAACCTCGTCCCGGTAACCCTGGAGCTGGGTGGGAAGTCACCGGTGATTATCGGCAAGAGCGCAAACACGGCGCTGGCATGCGATCGCATTATATGGGGAAAAATCACCAACGCTGGCCAGATCTGCCTGGCGCCGGATTACTGCTTTGTCCATGAGGACCAACTGCAGCACTATATTGCGGGCTTCAAAACCTCGGTCGCGAAAATGCTGCCCAGCCTGCTGCATAACCCCGACTACACATCAATCGTTAACGAGCGCCACTACCAGCGCCTGCAATCCTACCTCGCTGACGCGAAAGCAAAGGGGGCAACAATTATCGAGATCAACCCCGCCAGCGAGTCCTTTGAGAGCCAGCCCTACCACAAGATGCCACCAACACTGCTGCTGAATGTCACCGACGACATGCTGATCATGCAAGAGGAAATCTTTGGCCCATTGCTGCCGGTTATGACCTATCAAAACATGGGTGACGCTCTCCATTATATCAACCGTAGGCCGCGCCCACTCGGCCTGTACTATTTCGGACATGACCCGCGCGAGGAAAGAACGGTTCTCGATCGAACCACCTCCGGTGGAGTCACCATCAACGATGTGGTCATGCACGTGAGCCAGGAAGACCTGCCGTTTGGTGGGGTGGGTCAAAGTGGCATGGGGTGTTACCACGGATTCGATGGATTCAGGACTTTCAGCCATACAAAATCGATCTTTCGCCAGTCCAAACTGGATATCGCTGCCATGACCGGCATGAGCCCGCCGTTTAATGACAAGACAGAAAAAACTATTCAGCAAATGCTCAAGGGTTGA
- a CDS encoding nitronate monooxygenase family protein has protein sequence MKTRITELFAIEYPIIQGGMMWVGRAELAAAVANAGGLGMLTALTQPSPAALTEEIARCRALTSKPFGVNLTILPSIKPPPYAEYVQAIIESGIEIVETAGRSPEPFMPALKAAGVKVIHKCTSVRHALKAEKVGCDAVSIDGFECAGHPGEDDVTNFVLIPAACARLRIPAVASGGIGTGAQMAAALALGAEGVNMGSRFVATREAPVHDNMKQAMVEADERQTTLMFRSLRNTCRVFSNPIAAEVLSIEARPGETDFAELQPLVAGVRGRERCIEAGDINDGIWTVGMVMGLIDDIPTCKELIERMVAEASAVLNQRLTAMIGGQ, from the coding sequence GGTCGCGCGGAGCTGGCCGCTGCGGTTGCCAACGCCGGTGGGCTGGGCATGCTGACTGCGCTGACCCAGCCGAGTCCTGCCGCGCTCACGGAAGAAATCGCGCGATGTCGGGCGCTTACCAGCAAGCCATTCGGGGTGAATCTGACGATTTTACCCTCCATAAAGCCTCCACCCTATGCGGAATATGTACAGGCCATTATCGAAAGCGGCATCGAGATTGTCGAAACCGCCGGGCGCAGTCCGGAGCCGTTTATGCCCGCCTTAAAAGCGGCCGGTGTCAAAGTGATACACAAGTGCACGTCTGTGCGGCATGCCCTGAAGGCCGAGAAAGTCGGCTGTGATGCGGTGAGCATCGATGGCTTCGAATGCGCGGGACACCCCGGGGAAGACGACGTGACCAATTTTGTCTTGATACCGGCAGCCTGTGCCCGCCTCCGTATTCCCGCAGTGGCCTCCGGCGGTATCGGTACCGGGGCGCAGATGGCGGCGGCACTGGCGCTGGGGGCAGAGGGCGTCAATATGGGTAGTCGTTTCGTGGCAACCCGCGAGGCGCCCGTGCATGACAACATGAAGCAGGCCATGGTGGAGGCCGATGAGCGCCAGACCACGCTGATGTTCCGCTCGCTGAGAAACACCTGCCGGGTTTTCAGCAATCCCATCGCGGCCGAGGTGCTGAGCATCGAGGCGCGACCCGGTGAGACCGATTTTGCCGAATTACAGCCACTGGTCGCGGGTGTGCGCGGGCGCGAACGCTGTATCGAGGCCGGTGATATCAATGATGGCATCTGGACCGTGGGGATGGTGATGGGGCTGATCGACGATATCCCCACCTGCAAGGAGCTGATCGAGCGGATGGTGGCGGAAGCCAGCGCTGTGTTGAATCAGCGCCTGACCGCGATGATCGGCGGCCAGTAG
- a CDS encoding phosphotransferase produces the protein MTTIAAETDARTLGGYLQQQVAGFRGPITIEKFPDGQSNPTFLVRAQSGRYVLRRKPAGQLLKSAHAVDREFRVMSALAGTDVPVARTYHLCEDDSIIGSMFYLMEYVEGRMLWNPALPDLQPPQRRAIYAEMNRVLAALHSVDIEAVGLTDYGKPGNYFARQVGRWSRQYRASETETIAAMEHLLQWLPANMPAEDGRVSLVHGDFRLDNMLFHPLEPRVLALLDWELSTLGHPFADLAYQCMQLRMDHDGIMPGLGGLERSDLGIPSEKDYVAAYCAQMGIDEIPHWNFYLVFSFFRFAAILQGVKQRALAGNASSDKALQMGNLARPLAEMALELC, from the coding sequence ATGACCACCATCGCAGCGGAAACAGACGCCCGCACGCTCGGCGGATATCTGCAACAGCAGGTCGCGGGATTCCGCGGCCCGATCACCATCGAGAAATTCCCCGATGGGCAATCCAATCCCACCTTCCTGGTCCGGGCCCAAAGTGGCAGATATGTGCTGCGCCGCAAGCCTGCGGGCCAGCTACTGAAGTCGGCACATGCGGTGGACCGGGAATTCCGCGTTATGTCCGCCCTCGCCGGAACCGACGTCCCCGTCGCGCGAACCTATCACCTGTGTGAGGATGACAGCATCATCGGCAGCATGTTTTATCTGATGGAATATGTTGAGGGTCGGATGCTGTGGAACCCCGCCCTGCCCGATCTGCAGCCACCGCAGCGTCGGGCCATCTACGCCGAGATGAATCGCGTACTCGCTGCCCTGCACTCGGTGGATATCGAGGCGGTCGGGCTCACGGATTACGGTAAACCCGGCAATTACTTTGCGCGGCAGGTTGGTCGCTGGTCGAGGCAGTACCGCGCCTCGGAAACCGAAACCATTGCCGCCATGGAGCACTTACTGCAGTGGTTGCCCGCCAATATGCCGGCTGAGGATGGCCGGGTGTCGCTCGTCCATGGCGATTTCCGGTTGGATAATATGCTGTTCCACCCGCTGGAGCCGCGGGTACTGGCACTGCTGGACTGGGAGTTGTCGACTCTCGGGCACCCATTTGCCGACCTGGCCTACCAGTGCATGCAGCTGCGCATGGACCACGACGGCATCATGCCCGGCCTGGGCGGGCTGGAGCGCTCTGACCTGGGAATTCCGTCCGAGAAAGACTACGTGGCCGCATACTGCGCGCAGATGGGCATCGACGAAATCCCGCACTGGAATTTCTATCTGGTCTTCAGCTTCTTCCGCTTCGCTGCCATTCTGCAGGGCGTAAAGCAGCGTGCACTGGCCGGCAACGCGTCCAGCGACAAGGCGCTGCAAATGGGCAACCTGGCGCGGCCACTGGCGGAAATGGCCCTCGAGTTGTGCTGA
- a CDS encoding TetR/AcrR family transcriptional regulator encodes MTAVKSPKSKRVKNEEGVSWQSQKSAMTRDRILEAAIDCFLNLGYSNVTTAKVADAAGVSRGAMLHHFPSKTELIQATVEYLHQKLLDDYTQRVSLIPKKLKGKDRRRAGLDAYWDHLTGDLAVVYHELCVAGRTDPELNAILESSVSRFEEHVHESNKEMFKEWNDRGDLYFLAMDITKYLMEGMAVGQWGKNKDQRIDRLLDYLGDRLEEIFSDKGQTAISRHTKKP; translated from the coding sequence ATGACCGCAGTTAAATCACCCAAGTCCAAACGCGTTAAGAACGAGGAAGGCGTTAGCTGGCAGTCCCAGAAAAGCGCAATGACGCGCGACCGTATTCTGGAAGCCGCCATCGACTGCTTTCTCAACCTCGGCTATTCCAACGTAACCACGGCCAAGGTCGCCGATGCCGCGGGTGTCTCACGGGGTGCAATGCTGCACCACTTCCCCTCCAAGACGGAATTAATCCAGGCGACAGTTGAATATCTCCACCAGAAGCTACTCGATGACTACACGCAACGGGTGTCCCTGATTCCGAAAAAGCTGAAAGGCAAGGATCGCCGCCGCGCGGGGCTGGACGCCTACTGGGATCACCTCACCGGTGACCTGGCTGTCGTGTATCACGAGCTGTGCGTGGCCGGACGGACCGATCCCGAGCTCAACGCAATTCTGGAAAGCTCCGTATCCCGCTTTGAAGAGCATGTGCACGAATCCAACAAGGAAATGTTCAAGGAATGGAATGATCGCGGCGATCTCTACTTTCTCGCCATGGACATTACCAAATACCTGATGGAAGGCATGGCCGTCGGCCAGTGGGGAAAGAATAAGGACCAGAGAATTGACCGGTTGCTGGACTATCTGGGAGACCGACTGGAAGAAATTTTTTCCGACAAGGGCCAGACCGCGATATCACGCCACACGAAAAAGCCCTGA
- a CDS encoding alpha/beta hydrolase → MPRLPFHRPLFVRISNLLLKLLPAQKSIAGIALERQALSHGSLRIYRPLEGSSGAGLLWIHGGGMITGRAAQDDRLCSAWARQLGLSVFSIDYRLAPRHPFPAALDDCYEAWQWLLNTADRHGLEPTRIAIAGQSAGGGLAASLVQKIRDEGIAQPAALALFSPMLDDRTALRTELDALDHRIWNNKSNRAGWSAYLGIPAGAAEVPRYAVAARRKNLAGLPPTWIGVGGIDLFRAEAQEYARRLTAAGVHCRLHLAPMAPHAFETIAPDSGIARALYGDNEHFLRAALGLQDIATKRATTPTTS, encoded by the coding sequence GTGCCACGCTTGCCGTTCCACCGCCCGCTGTTTGTTCGCATCAGTAATCTGCTGCTGAAATTGCTGCCCGCACAGAAATCCATCGCCGGCATTGCACTGGAGCGGCAGGCGCTGTCACACGGCAGCTTGCGCATCTACCGCCCGCTGGAAGGTTCCAGCGGCGCCGGGCTGTTGTGGATTCACGGTGGCGGCATGATCACCGGGCGCGCGGCACAGGACGATCGGCTCTGCAGCGCCTGGGCGCGGCAGCTGGGCCTGTCAGTATTCTCCATCGACTACCGGCTGGCGCCGCGGCACCCGTTCCCCGCCGCGCTGGACGACTGTTATGAGGCCTGGCAGTGGTTGCTGAATACAGCTGATCGCCATGGATTGGAGCCTACCCGCATCGCCATTGCCGGGCAGAGTGCCGGTGGCGGCCTGGCAGCCAGTCTGGTGCAAAAGATCCGCGACGAGGGCATCGCGCAACCGGCCGCGCTGGCCCTGTTCAGCCCCATGCTGGACGACCGCACCGCACTGCGAACGGAACTCGATGCGCTCGATCACCGAATCTGGAACAATAAAAGCAATCGCGCCGGCTGGTCCGCCTACCTGGGGATACCTGCTGGCGCAGCCGAAGTGCCCCGTTACGCGGTAGCGGCCAGAAGAAAGAACCTGGCGGGCTTGCCGCCGACCTGGATCGGGGTCGGAGGCATCGACCTGTTCCGTGCAGAAGCGCAGGAGTACGCCCGTCGGCTGACTGCTGCCGGCGTTCACTGTCGACTCCACCTGGCGCCCATGGCGCCCCATGCCTTCGAGACCATCGCCCCCGACTCCGGTATCGCCCGGGCGCTCTACGGCGATAATGAGCACTTCCTGCGCGCCGCACTCGGCCTGCAGGACATCGCCACAAAAAGAGCCACGACACCAACGACCAGTTAG